One Tunturibacter gelidoferens genomic region harbors:
- a CDS encoding SLBB domain-containing protein — MKMNVEDGGFDSKFCRKPVKHVAGTDRRRIRVQEGRLQVFYMSFFELGRRRWFAIFFCCLLSSTSVWSQQLQAPTLPAGLPSGSPSLSPSPRTPNSNPTDDDSAGRTRLSAEGDNTSQGTNGVLTTDQVLKVLQSRPELIVDIKEVMADYLQQQGTTTQSDAITDDMLYKGISTDTGLRAVITVWLRARGYLSGSDLDRQSSDMQEFDESLNPTTSLGSGGPDSLRGGVKDANSPGFDRPDNVSSDVVRKKGGSGSSERGDLSPPIKSDRNSGNSTEVIHQTTPYNLQSLRDLYSQIPEQTSKLRRFGSDMFLERGLTAKQMSIDVPVGPEYILGAGDGLIISLWGGVSQTFPRNIDREGTIVLPDVGAVLVAGLPLGRAQELIQQELGKQFRDAKVSVTLSRLRTIRVYIVGDVQRPGAYDLSSLATPLNALYAAGGPTNLGSLRIARQYRGKELVREVDLYDFLLHGVRPDGERLEAGDTILIPPVGRQVAVAGMVKRPAIYELRGERELSEVLDEAGGLLVAAAMSRITIERIDEQGHRATLNLDIPEGSTREASQIRIEQFAVLDGDRVNINPILPYSEKAIYVEGHVVRPGKFPYHDGMKLNDVLRSYQDLLPEPADRGEIVRLMPPDLRVEAISFSVPDVFVGNEELDLRPFDTIRIAGRYEADAPKVQVHGEVIHPGEYALSQGMTAAQLVRMAGGFKRSALLDAADLASYDVKDGRQVISRRGAIRIGAAVNNYDSASDVILKAGDVLTIHQISGWNDIGSSVSVSGEVAYPGSYGLQEGERLSSVLKRAGGFRSSAYPSGAVLIRLQVKELEDKSRNELIHQIETTSAGARLAPSLSAQDDAATLQLLVQQQKEVVSRLRNQPAIGRLVIKINRDISSWEGTSADVELRNGDVLTIPKRPGFVLVTGQVYNASAITFVPGKTTGWYLQRAGGSTEGGNRKEILVIRANGLVVGRRSNNWHEPGVLDTKLDPGDVVVVPQKVFGGSALWRNLFASAQVFSSVGFAAALALH, encoded by the coding sequence ATGAAAATGAATGTAGAAGATGGTGGCTTTGACTCCAAATTTTGTAGAAAACCTGTGAAGCACGTAGCCGGAACTGATCGGCGACGTATTCGAGTGCAGGAAGGAAGGCTACAAGTCTTTTATATGAGCTTTTTTGAGCTGGGTAGGAGACGGTGGTTCGCTATCTTCTTTTGCTGTTTGCTTTCATCAACGTCCGTCTGGTCACAGCAATTACAGGCCCCGACTTTGCCGGCCGGCCTGCCATCTGGTTCGCCTTCGTTGTCACCATCTCCAAGGACTCCCAATTCCAACCCAACCGATGATGACAGTGCAGGCCGCACAAGATTGAGTGCCGAAGGGGATAATACAAGTCAGGGAACAAACGGCGTCCTGACCACAGATCAAGTCCTCAAAGTCTTGCAGTCTCGACCAGAATTGATAGTGGACATCAAAGAGGTAATGGCCGACTATCTGCAACAGCAGGGAACTACAACGCAGTCAGATGCTATTACAGATGACATGCTGTACAAGGGCATATCCACAGATACGGGACTACGCGCCGTAATTACAGTATGGCTGAGGGCGCGTGGCTACTTGTCCGGTTCAGATTTAGATAGACAGAGTTCAGATATGCAAGAGTTCGACGAGTCTCTCAACCCAACGACCTCACTCGGTTCTGGAGGTCCTGATTCTTTGAGGGGCGGTGTAAAAGATGCAAATTCTCCTGGTTTCGACCGGCCGGATAATGTTAGTTCCGATGTTGTCCGGAAAAAAGGTGGATCAGGTTCTTCGGAACGGGGAGATCTCTCGCCACCGATCAAGTCTGATCGCAACAGTGGTAATTCGACTGAGGTAATTCATCAGACAACTCCTTACAACCTTCAGTCGCTTCGCGATTTATACTCCCAAATTCCGGAGCAGACTTCGAAGCTCAGACGCTTCGGGTCGGATATGTTTCTTGAGAGGGGATTGACTGCCAAACAGATGTCAATTGATGTGCCGGTCGGCCCGGAATATATTCTGGGGGCAGGCGATGGACTGATCATTAGTCTTTGGGGAGGAGTGTCACAGACCTTTCCAAGGAACATTGATCGTGAGGGGACAATTGTACTGCCCGACGTCGGGGCCGTCCTAGTCGCGGGACTGCCTCTCGGCCGCGCTCAGGAGTTAATTCAGCAGGAATTGGGGAAGCAATTCAGAGACGCGAAGGTTTCGGTAACTCTTTCGCGTTTAAGAACCATACGAGTGTACATAGTTGGTGATGTTCAACGTCCTGGAGCATACGACCTTAGCTCGCTAGCGACTCCGCTCAACGCGCTATATGCAGCCGGTGGACCAACCAACCTTGGCTCATTACGTATAGCTCGCCAATATCGCGGAAAAGAATTGGTGCGCGAGGTAGATCTCTATGACTTTTTACTTCACGGTGTTCGGCCGGACGGGGAAAGACTGGAAGCGGGCGACACGATTTTGATACCGCCCGTCGGACGACAGGTTGCAGTAGCAGGGATGGTTAAGCGCCCCGCGATCTATGAACTAAGAGGCGAGAGAGAACTATCTGAAGTGTTGGACGAAGCCGGTGGTTTGCTGGTGGCTGCTGCGATGAGCCGCATAACAATCGAAAGAATTGACGAGCAAGGGCACCGGGCGACGCTGAACCTGGATATACCGGAAGGAAGTACGAGAGAGGCGTCGCAGATAAGGATCGAGCAGTTTGCCGTTCTAGACGGCGATCGCGTTAACATCAACCCGATACTGCCTTATAGCGAAAAGGCGATCTACGTTGAGGGACATGTTGTCAGACCTGGAAAGTTTCCCTACCACGATGGAATGAAGTTGAATGATGTTCTTCGGTCGTACCAAGACCTCCTTCCAGAACCCGCGGATCGCGGGGAAATTGTTCGTCTGATGCCACCTGATTTGCGTGTTGAAGCTATTTCATTTAGCGTGCCCGACGTTTTTGTCGGGAACGAAGAACTTGACTTAAGACCTTTCGACACAATCCGGATCGCAGGTCGCTATGAAGCAGACGCTCCCAAAGTTCAGGTACACGGAGAGGTAATCCACCCCGGAGAGTATGCGCTTTCTCAGGGAATGACCGCCGCACAACTCGTTCGGATGGCAGGCGGCTTCAAGCGGAGTGCACTACTTGATGCCGCCGATCTTGCTAGTTATGACGTGAAAGATGGACGACAGGTTATAAGCCGTAGAGGGGCAATCCGAATCGGAGCGGCAGTCAACAATTACGATTCGGCCTCAGACGTAATACTCAAAGCCGGGGACGTGCTGACAATCCATCAAATATCAGGCTGGAACGATATTGGATCTTCAGTAAGTGTGTCCGGTGAAGTTGCTTATCCCGGTTCCTACGGTCTGCAAGAGGGGGAAAGATTGAGTTCAGTTTTGAAACGCGCAGGTGGGTTTCGATCTTCGGCTTACCCCTCAGGGGCAGTATTGATCAGACTTCAGGTAAAAGAGCTTGAAGACAAGAGCCGAAATGAGTTGATCCATCAGATTGAGACAACATCCGCTGGTGCGAGGCTGGCTCCGAGCCTCTCCGCACAGGACGATGCGGCGACATTGCAGTTACTCGTCCAGCAACAAAAAGAAGTGGTTTCTCGATTGCGCAACCAACCAGCAATTGGACGTTTGGTAATCAAAATTAACAGAGATATTTCAAGCTGGGAAGGCACATCCGCAGATGTCGAACTGCGTAATGGAGACGTCCTCACTATACCTAAAAGGCCAGGTTTCGTTTTGGTCACTGGTCAGGTCTATAACGCGTCTGCAATCACGTTCGTTCCGGGGAAGACCACGGGCTGGTATCTCCAGCGAGCGGGGGGTAGCACCGAAGGCGGTAACCGAAAAGAAATTCTTGTCATCCGGGCTAACGGCCTCGTGGTAGGGAGACGTTCGAATAACTGGCATGAGCCAGGGGTTCTTGATACAAAGCTTGATCCGGGCGACGTCGTTGTTGTTCCCCAGAAGGTCTTCGGTGGGTCGGCCTTGTGGAGAAATCTGTTCGCTTCAGCGCAGGTATTCTCTTCGGTGGGATTCGCAGCAGCGTTGGCGCTTCACTAG
- a CDS encoding lipopolysaccharide biosynthesis protein has protein sequence MPPEQGGNGAAMLAALVGKSSASSLSGLAGSLIGVKNNSALFVALLHSGTVSGHLIDKFDLQRVYHRRYRDSTAKRLAHLTKITEDSKSGVITIVVTDGDRERARDLANAYLDELNRLVARVNTSAARREREFIEQRLNTVQTELERAQLELSDFSRKNTTIDLKEQTRATVDAGAKLEGQLIAGETELSALRQIYGDQNVRVRAAEARNAILQHELQRTNGRSIQGVEEDNLDSTHPYPALRELPRLGVQWANLYRTVRIHETVFDLLSEEYETARIDEAKSIPTVGIIDFPGLPERKSSPHRFLIVLSSTALSIAMTAIYLLVTRFWLELEECDPRRVLVARIRMTMHNGWA, from the coding sequence ATGCCGCCAGAACAGGGCGGCAATGGTGCTGCCATGCTTGCTGCTTTAGTGGGTAAGAGCTCAGCTAGCAGTCTCTCAGGTTTAGCTGGCAGTCTCATTGGAGTAAAAAACAACAGCGCCCTGTTCGTTGCGTTGTTGCATAGCGGAACAGTATCCGGGCATCTTATCGATAAGTTTGACCTGCAACGGGTCTATCACAGACGTTATCGAGATAGTACTGCAAAGCGATTAGCACATCTGACCAAGATTACTGAAGATTCGAAAAGTGGCGTGATCACAATCGTTGTAACAGATGGTGACCGCGAGCGTGCGCGAGACCTGGCTAACGCTTATCTAGATGAACTGAATAGATTAGTCGCTCGAGTTAATACTTCCGCCGCTCGTCGCGAACGCGAATTTATTGAGCAGCGCCTGAATACTGTCCAAACTGAACTAGAGCGCGCACAGCTGGAACTGAGTGACTTCTCCAGGAAAAACACCACAATTGATCTGAAAGAACAGACCAGAGCCACCGTAGACGCTGGAGCCAAGCTCGAAGGGCAACTTATAGCTGGCGAAACGGAACTGAGCGCTCTGCGCCAGATTTATGGCGATCAAAATGTCCGGGTACGCGCGGCGGAGGCAAGAAATGCAATCCTGCAACACGAACTACAGCGCACCAATGGACGGAGCATTCAGGGAGTGGAAGAAGATAATCTTGATTCAACTCATCCATATCCAGCTCTACGAGAACTCCCTCGATTGGGTGTTCAGTGGGCCAATCTTTATAGGACTGTTCGCATTCATGAAACCGTCTTTGACCTACTTTCAGAAGAATATGAGACGGCTCGTATCGACGAAGCCAAATCCATTCCGACAGTCGGAATCATTGATTTTCCCGGTCTTCCCGAGCGAAAGTCTAGCCCGCATCGCTTCCTCATAGTCTTAAGCTCTACTGCACTCTCAATTGCCATGACAGCAATATACCTCTTGGTGACGCGATTTTGGCTCGAACTGGAGGAGTGTGATCCACGCCGAGTGCTGGTCGCTCGAATCAGAATGACGATGCACAACGGATGGGCTTGA
- a CDS encoding glycosyltransferase family 2 protein, which produces MKSSLSISVVTPSFNQVSFIQEALESVRLQNYPVCEHLIIDGMSTDGTIDLLRSLPSDKNCTNITWVAEQDSGQSEALNKGFRWAQGDIIGWLNSDDRYRLGCFEHVVKVFEENPDVDVLYGDYRVVDESGRLIQVRPEIKFSKFVLFYHRVLYIPTTATFFRRRIFDDDNWLDENLQYVMDLEFFIRLTSNGYRFRHLSEILADFRLQPASKTCRNPDKQRREHEQVIFTSVPLLRSIEPKCVKICVLLLFRPLAAVRRYAEKLLRGSYLRQLWSTYVNANSEM; this is translated from the coding sequence ATGAAAAGTTCCCTGTCAATCTCGGTTGTCACACCATCATTTAATCAAGTTAGCTTCATTCAAGAAGCTTTGGAAAGCGTACGTCTTCAAAATTATCCGGTCTGCGAACATCTAATAATCGATGGAATGTCGACTGACGGCACAATCGACTTATTGCGGAGTCTCCCGAGCGACAAGAATTGCACCAACATTACTTGGGTTGCCGAGCAAGATAGCGGACAGAGTGAAGCTCTAAACAAGGGGTTCCGCTGGGCTCAGGGCGACATCATTGGTTGGCTAAACTCCGATGACCGTTATCGACTCGGATGCTTTGAGCATGTAGTGAAGGTGTTTGAAGAGAACCCAGACGTTGATGTTTTGTATGGAGACTACCGCGTAGTAGATGAGTCGGGGCGGCTTATTCAAGTTCGTCCGGAGATCAAGTTCAGTAAGTTTGTGCTTTTTTACCATCGGGTGTTATATATCCCGACAACAGCTACGTTCTTTCGAAGACGAATTTTTGATGATGATAACTGGCTTGATGAGAATCTTCAATATGTCATGGACCTCGAGTTTTTTATACGCTTAACCTCGAATGGATATCGTTTTAGACATCTTTCAGAGATACTTGCAGATTTCAGGTTGCAGCCTGCCAGCAAGACGTGCCGCAATCCAGATAAACAACGTCGGGAGCACGAGCAGGTAATCTTCACATCTGTGCCATTGCTTCGAAGTATTGAACCAAAGTGTGTTAAGATCTGCGTTCTTTTGTTATTTCGACCATTAGCTGCTGTAAGACGATACGCAGAAAAACTACTCCGCGGTTCCTATCTGAGACAGTTGTGGTCGACCTACGTTAATGCCAATTCAGAAATGTAA
- a CDS encoding glycosyltransferase family 4 protein, with protein sequence MNILITAVSSSTGPSGICRHAYSLACCAASRKEISQVTLVVGKWQESYFKHSFQMEDMKLSVVVVDIHNDAFARNLWYLCELPRLANAVAADIIHLSFPVPIRRATLNRPVVVSLHDLYPYDEPDNFGFPKVYFNRVFLQQCLGEVDLVTCVSETTLSRLNTRFPAVAKKKGVVVYNCVNIKSSRHSYSVITDRPFFLMVAQHRANKNITMALRVFGELLKRERIDRRTLLLLLGNHGPETTTIKSVIEREALGDSVKLIDGVSDEELIWLYKSCDILLAPSFMEGFGLPIVEGLLCGSRVVCSDIPTFREVGGKACYYFDLYSDKGSSGLATAICDALTKPKRKAEDLERFSLEEIARNLMTVYFGLQENSIEETNRGETVALHPAGS encoded by the coding sequence ATGAATATATTGATTACTGCGGTTTCGTCATCTACTGGCCCATCAGGTATTTGTAGACACGCATACAGTCTCGCGTGCTGTGCGGCTAGCCGTAAAGAGATCTCTCAGGTCACCTTGGTTGTTGGAAAGTGGCAAGAATCGTACTTTAAACACTCTTTTCAAATGGAAGACATGAAACTGAGCGTCGTAGTTGTCGATATACACAATGACGCTTTTGCACGAAATCTTTGGTACCTATGTGAGCTGCCAAGACTTGCAAATGCCGTGGCTGCAGATATCATTCATCTTTCGTTTCCCGTTCCCATCCGACGTGCCACCCTAAATCGACCCGTGGTGGTTTCGTTACATGATCTTTACCCATATGATGAACCAGACAATTTTGGATTCCCGAAGGTTTATTTTAATAGAGTATTTCTTCAACAATGTCTGGGGGAGGTTGACTTAGTCACCTGCGTTTCTGAAACTACCCTGTCGCGACTGAATACAAGGTTCCCTGCGGTTGCGAAGAAAAAAGGAGTAGTCGTTTACAACTGTGTAAACATTAAATCCAGCAGACACAGCTATTCCGTCATCACAGACCGACCGTTTTTTCTGATGGTCGCCCAGCATCGCGCAAACAAGAATATTACAATGGCACTCCGGGTTTTTGGGGAACTCTTGAAAAGAGAAAGAATTGACAGGCGAACGCTGTTGCTTTTGTTAGGTAATCATGGCCCTGAGACTACTACGATCAAGTCCGTCATTGAGCGAGAAGCTCTGGGAGACAGCGTAAAATTAATAGATGGCGTAAGTGATGAGGAGTTGATATGGCTTTACAAGAGCTGTGACATATTATTAGCTCCTTCTTTTATGGAGGGGTTTGGTCTACCGATCGTCGAGGGACTGCTGTGCGGAAGTCGTGTCGTGTGCTCCGATATTCCTACGTTCCGTGAGGTAGGCGGTAAGGCGTGCTATTATTTCGATCTTTATTCCGACAAAGGATCGTCTGGGTTGGCAACGGCAATCTGTGATGCATTGACGAAGCCGAAGCGTAAAGCAGAAGATCTTGAGAGGTTTTCCTTAGAAGAAATCGCTCGAAACCTTATGACTGTTTATTTTGGACTCCAAGAAAACTCGATTGAGGAGACGAATAGAGGTGAAACCGTAGCGCTGCATCCCGCTGGTTCTTGA
- a CDS encoding response regulator, whose product MSLILVIEDDPRIQKALHRQFTTEGYDVHVTGDGAQGLATCKSLRPAGVVLDLMLPSMSGLEVCKGIKNWSASTPVVVLSAVSEVADKVLLLELGADDYVTKPFSPRELMARVQAAIRRTRKPVANTRVSFGNVTADFSGMEVFKDGATVVLTAHEIKLLQYFVEHAERVITREELLNDVWNYTSYPTTRTVDNHIMKLRQKLEMDPAKPVYFRTIHGIGYKFVRGS is encoded by the coding sequence GTGAGCTTGATCTTGGTAATCGAAGACGATCCTAGAATTCAAAAGGCGCTTCATCGGCAGTTCACCACCGAGGGTTACGACGTACATGTGACCGGCGACGGCGCGCAGGGTTTGGCGACCTGTAAAAGCTTAAGGCCTGCCGGTGTTGTACTCGATCTGATGCTGCCAAGCATGTCAGGCCTGGAGGTGTGCAAGGGGATCAAGAACTGGTCAGCTAGTACTCCAGTTGTGGTTCTCAGCGCAGTTTCTGAGGTCGCAGATAAAGTTTTGCTATTGGAGTTGGGCGCAGACGATTATGTCACAAAACCGTTTAGTCCGCGCGAGTTGATGGCGCGGGTGCAGGCTGCAATTCGACGAACCCGCAAGCCGGTAGCGAACACTCGCGTTAGCTTTGGAAACGTGACTGCAGATTTCTCTGGCATGGAAGTTTTTAAAGATGGTGCGACTGTAGTTCTCACCGCACACGAGATTAAGCTTCTCCAGTATTTTGTCGAACACGCGGAACGTGTAATTACTCGAGAAGAGTTGCTGAACGATGTCTGGAACTACACGTCATACCCGACGACGCGCACGGTGGACAACCACATCATGAAGTTACGGCAGAAGTTAGAAATGGATCCGGCAAAGCCTGTATACTTCCGCACTATCCATGGCATTGGCTACAAATTTGTACGCGGAAGCTGA
- a CDS encoding sensor histidine kinase, with translation MRTTLLIPLLILSFGCTLLSLLVIRTIVQQQTRTDLASDLQHSVKTYQNLQRQQRELLARESALLADLPSLKSLMTTYDPITIEDGGIEFWQVSGCDFFALLDQNGRLIVSYNRGAALDHSGVAHGLEMERYKPGEPILLSLDDRIYEISTQPLYFGLKEHGTLLGFVAVGYPIDEHVAREVSEAAAAQVAFSVHGRVVVSTLSPVLQQELVARGGDLLEMPTQNKKIQLGKMDYLAASERLTTSARQESAMEIPQLVVLKSFEEATQLVNRVNRWVLALALVALVVGSGMLVSISRTLTRPIETLVEGTRALAQGNFDYQLNEDGAAEIRELSRAFERMRIQLRRTQHDLLDAERLATIGRMASSISHDLRHYLSAMYANAEFMSGVNISQPEREELMLEVQAAVQGMTDLLDSLLLFTQTGRALHPEFESIALMIQRAVSMVRSHPAGRDVKITLIGLSSLEAWIDAKKLGRAVYNLLLNACQAAKRGQGPPTVTLTLIENERSIQIRIVDSGPGVPAAVRQKIFLPFVSESRESGTGLGLTLAQQIAQEHGGGIELEETAEGDTVFTINLLRASLLALGAAVEKKTSPTYIPVHEKG, from the coding sequence ATGAGGACGACGCTGCTGATCCCTTTGCTCATTCTCTCGTTCGGTTGCACACTGCTGAGTCTTCTGGTGATCCGCACCATCGTTCAACAGCAGACTCGGACGGATCTCGCATCTGACCTCCAACACTCAGTCAAGACCTACCAGAACCTACAACGTCAGCAGCGTGAACTCTTAGCGCGAGAGTCTGCACTTCTAGCTGACCTGCCAAGTCTGAAGTCTCTAATGACCACCTACGATCCCATAACCATCGAGGATGGCGGAATTGAGTTCTGGCAGGTGAGTGGATGCGACTTCTTCGCGCTACTTGATCAAAACGGAAGACTCATCGTTTCCTACAATCGCGGCGCGGCGCTCGACCATTCAGGGGTAGCACACGGGCTCGAGATGGAACGCTACAAACCTGGAGAGCCAATCTTGCTTTCCCTAGACGACCGCATATACGAAATCTCGACACAGCCACTCTACTTTGGGCTAAAGGAGCACGGAACTCTCCTCGGATTTGTCGCTGTGGGATACCCCATCGATGAACATGTCGCCCGCGAGGTTAGCGAAGCAGCTGCGGCGCAGGTTGCCTTCTCCGTTCACGGTAGAGTTGTGGTCAGCACATTGAGTCCAGTGTTACAGCAGGAGCTCGTCGCTCGGGGCGGGGACCTGTTGGAGATGCCGACGCAGAACAAGAAAATTCAACTTGGGAAGATGGACTATCTCGCGGCATCTGAGCGACTCACCACCTCTGCCAGACAGGAGAGCGCAATGGAGATACCTCAGCTTGTTGTCTTGAAGTCATTCGAAGAAGCCACGCAGTTGGTGAATAGAGTGAACCGCTGGGTCCTTGCGCTTGCTCTTGTGGCTCTAGTTGTCGGATCGGGAATGTTGGTTTCCATCTCACGTACCCTCACCCGCCCTATAGAAACCCTTGTAGAGGGTACTCGGGCGCTAGCTCAAGGTAACTTTGACTATCAACTCAATGAGGACGGAGCAGCGGAGATAAGGGAGCTAAGCAGAGCCTTTGAGCGTATGCGGATTCAGCTGCGTCGCACCCAACATGACCTGCTCGACGCAGAGAGACTTGCAACAATCGGGCGAATGGCGAGTTCCATTTCCCATGATCTAAGGCATTATCTTTCGGCGATGTATGCCAATGCCGAATTTATGAGTGGCGTAAATATATCTCAGCCGGAGCGTGAAGAGTTAATGCTCGAAGTGCAAGCGGCCGTTCAAGGGATGACCGATCTTCTTGACTCGCTGCTCCTCTTCACTCAAACCGGCCGAGCACTCCATCCCGAGTTTGAATCAATCGCACTTATGATCCAGCGAGCGGTGAGCATGGTCCGTTCCCATCCTGCGGGTCGAGACGTCAAAATAACTCTCATCGGTCTATCTTCACTCGAAGCATGGATCGACGCCAAAAAACTGGGCCGCGCCGTTTACAATCTGCTCCTGAATGCCTGTCAAGCTGCAAAGCGTGGCCAAGGTCCTCCTACCGTTACTCTGACTCTCATCGAAAACGAGCGGTCGATTCAGATCAGAATTGTTGATAGTGGACCGGGTGTGCCGGCCGCTGTTCGCCAAAAAATATTCTTACCATTCGTAAGCGAGAGCAGGGAAAGCGGGACGGGGCTTGGCCTGACTCTTGCTCAACAAATTGCGCAAGAGCACGGCGGCGGGATTGAGCTCGAAGAAACCGCCGAAGGCGATACCGTGTTCACGATCAATCTACTAAGAGCGTCGTTACTCGCACTCGGTGCCGCGGTCGAAAAGAAGACTTCCCCCACATATATCCCCGTCCATGAAAAAGGTTGA
- a CDS encoding cupredoxin domain-containing protein — MFAPHLLVVPTGTSVQFPNEDPFFHNVFSLFNGKRFDLGLYESGTTRSVRFDREGVSYIFCNIHPEMGAVILAISTPYYGVSAKNGVVSIRNVPPGGYRLSVWSENGEPVDQTAGEQVIQVLSEPVNLGNITLQTTADALARHENKFGQDYKPSHDLHY; from the coding sequence ATGTTCGCTCCACATCTGCTCGTTGTCCCTACTGGCACCTCCGTACAATTTCCTAATGAAGATCCCTTCTTTCACAATGTATTTTCGCTTTTTAACGGAAAACGTTTCGACCTTGGTTTGTATGAATCGGGTACAACCCGTTCTGTACGCTTCGACCGAGAAGGGGTCTCGTATATCTTCTGCAATATTCATCCCGAGATGGGAGCAGTTATCCTTGCGATAAGTACTCCCTACTATGGGGTCTCGGCAAAAAACGGAGTCGTCTCGATCCGCAACGTCCCACCCGGAGGCTATCGTCTAAGCGTATGGAGCGAAAACGGGGAGCCCGTGGATCAAACCGCGGGTGAGCAAGTCATCCAAGTTTTATCCGAACCGGTGAATCTCGGGAATATCACGCTGCAAACTACGGCCGATGCGCTAGCACGTCATGAAAACAAGTTTGGTCAGGACTATAAGCCAAGTCACGACCTCCACTATTAG